The sequence GTGCGCGAAGCCCGCGCCGGGACTGTCGCCGTGGTCAGTCCGGCACCCGACAAGTTCGGCGACTGACGAAAACCCCCAGCCCCGCCTTGCTTAGCGGAATCCCCGCGTTCTATAGACGTTCCCATGGCTGATGACCTGTTTGAAAAGCTGCCCCAAAGCAGCGGCGATTCCTATGATGGCAGCGCGATCGAGGTGCTGGAGGGGCTTGAGCCTGTCCGCCGCCGCCCGGGCATGTACATTGGCGGCACCGATGAGCGCGCGCTGCACCACCTGGCCGCCGAAGTGCTCGACAACGCGATGGACGAGGCCGTTGCCGGCCATGCCAACCGGATCGAGGTGACGTTGGAGGAAGGCAACCGGCTGACCATCACCGACAATGGCCGCGGCATCCCCGTTGACGAGCACCCGAAGTATCCTGGCAAGTCGGCACTCGAAGTGATCCTGACCACGCTTCACTCGGGCGGCAAGTTCTCGGGCAAGGCCTATGCCACGTCGGGCGGCCTTCACGGTGTCGGCGTCTCGGTGGTCAATGCGCTCTCCACCCTCACCCGGATCGAAGTGGCGCGCAACAAGGAGCTTTACGCCCAGGAATTCTCGCGCGGTCTGGCCACGGGCCCGCTCCAGCACCTGGGCGGCACACCGAACCGGCGCGGCACTTCGGTTACCTTCGTGCCTGATCCCGAGATTTTCGGCGAGGATGCAAAGTTCAAACCGGCGCGGCTGTTCAAGCTGGTCCGGTCGAAGGCCTATCTCTTTGCCGGGGTGGAAATCCGCTGGAAATGCGCCGCCGCGCTCACCAGCGATGAAGTTCCGGCCGAAGCCGTTTTCCAGTTCCCCGGCGGCCTTGCCGATCACCTCAAAGAGCAGATTGGCGCACGGGAGTGCGTCACCAGCCAGTTCTTTTCTGGCAGCCAGGATTTTCCGGGTGAGCAGCAGGGCCGGGTCGAATGGGCCGTCGCCTGGCCACTGTGGAGCGACGGGGCCTATTCCTGGTACTGCAACACTATCCCCACCCCTGACGGCGGGACACACGAGGCGGGCCTGCGCGCTGCGCTGACCAAGGGCATCCGCGCCTTCGCAGATCTGGTTGGCCAGAAGAAAGCCAAGGACATCACGCCCGAGGACGTGATCACCGGCAGCGAAATCATGCTCTCGGTCTTCATCCGCGACCCCCAGTTCCAAAGCCAGACCAAGGACCGGCTGACCAGCCCGGAAGCAGCGCGCATGGTCGAAAATGCCGTGCGCGATCACTTCGACCATTTCCTTGCAGACAACATGGAACGCGGCAAGGCGCTGCTCGGCCATGTGCTCGAGCGGATGGATGAGCGCCTGCGCCGCAAGCAGGAGCGTGAGGTCAAGCGCAAGACTGCTACCAACGCGCGCAAGTTGCGCCTGCCCGGCAAGCTGACCGACTGCACCGGCGAAGGCGATGCAGAGACCGAACTTTTCATTGTCGAAGGGGACAGCGCCGGCGGCAGCGCCAAGCAGGCGCGCGATCGCAAGACCCAGGCGATCCTGCCGATCCGCGGCAAGATCCTTAACGTCGCCAGCGCCACGGCCGACAAAATCCGCGCGAACACCGAAATCGCCGACCTCGGCCTCGCGCTGGGTTGCGGTTTCCGCAAGGACTGCAACGCCGACAACCTGCGTTATGACCGCATCATCATTATGACCGACGCCGACGTCGACGGGGCGCACATCGCCACCCTGCTGATGACCTTCTTTTTCCAGGAAATGCCCGAGATCGTCCGGCGCGGGCACCTCTACCTTGCCCAGCCCCCGCTCTATCGCCTGACCGCCGGCAAAGAGAGCGCCTATGCCCGCGACGACGCCCACCGCGCCGAGCTGGAAGCAACCCGGTTCAAGGGCAAGAAGGTAGAAGTTGGCCGGTTCAAGGGTTTGGGCGAAATGAACCCGCAGCAGCTGCGCGAAACGACGATGGACCCCGCCAAGCGCAGCCTGATCCGCATCACCCTGCCCCCCGAATATGAGGGCCGGGCGGCGGTGAAGGACCTGGTCGACCGGCTGATGGGACGCGATCCGGCCCAGCGCTTCATGTTCATTCAGAACCGTGCGGCGGATATCGATCCGGAACTGATTGACGCTTAACGCGCCCTAACAGCTGGTCTTGAGGCAGATCTCGCAGCGCAGCCCTTGCGGATTGAATACCAGGTTAGCCGGCCCAAGCACCGGGTCGGCCAGTAAGGCCGAGCCAAGGCCTTCGTGCTCGGGCGAAGCCACCAGGGGGCCATCGGCTTCTTCCCAATGCACATGGGCCAGGCCGCGGGCATCGTCCCAGTCGGTCTGGACCAGGATCCGGCCTGCCGGCACGGACAAGGCGCCATATTTGACTGCATTGGTGCAGAGTTCGTGGATTGCGAGGATCAGCGGAACGCAGGATTGGGGCGGCAACCTGCCGGTAGTGCCGGAAATGACGATGCGGTTACCCACGTCGAAGGGCTCACAGGCCCTGCTGACAATCTCGCGCAGATCGCATTCCAGCCCTTCGCGCCGCGACAGGATGTCCAGGCCGGCCGCCAGCGCCGCCATGCGTTTCGAGAACACCGCAGTGAAATTGGCCGGGTCCGCCTGATGGGTCATCGCCGCCAGCGAATTCACCACAGTCAGTGAATTGCGCACCCGGTGGATGAGTTCCTGGTTGAGGAATTCGGCCCGATCGGTCGCCGCCTGAAGCCTGCCAACGGTGCTCCGCAAGGTCTGGGCAATCGCAACCAGGAGGGAGCAGGACAGCACGAAGAGGATCATCATCACTGCTGTGTTCCAGTCAGCAGTTATCTCCACTTTTGGCTGCATGAAAACATAGTTGACGACTGCCATGGATGCAAAAATGCTTGCCAAGCCGGCTCGCCAGCCGGCGAGCAGTGCGCAGAGCACGATTGCCGGGAAATAGGTCACGAATGGCACCGTCCGCGCCGCATCGCCAAGCAGCCAACGCGCCAGCGAGGCTGCTGCGACGCAGGCTGAAATCACCAGTATACTGTGACCGAAGGTTGGCTCGCGCAGCAGCCTCGATCGAACTGATCGCAATCGAACCATGCTACCTTCCCACGGGACGCCGGTTGATACTGGAAACGCAAGCGCGATAGCAATGGGCCGGCTGAGGTTTGCGACGAACCGAAACTGGTCTTTTTCACGCTTGCGCGCTTCAGCGCCCATCCCTATCCCTTAACCGAACGATTAACCGACCGGGGATGACCATTTCCATGCAGCGCTTTGAAGGTACTCAGAACTACGTTGCCACCGATGACCTGAAGGTTGCGGTCAATGCCGCGGTGCTGCTGCGCCGCCCGCTGCTGGTCAAGGGTGAGCCCGGCACTGGCAAGACCGTACTGGCGCATGAGATCGCCAAGGCGGTCAATGCGCCGCTGATCGAGTGGAACATCAAGTCGACCACCAAGGCCCAGCAGGGTCTTTACGAGTATGACGCAGTCGCCCGCCTGCGCGATGGCCAGCTGGGTGACGAGCGCGTCCACGACATTTCGAACTACATCAAGAAGGGCAAGCTGTGGGAGGCCTTCACCTCGCCGCAGCTCCCCGTCCTGCTGATCGACGAGATCGACAAGGCCGACATTGAGTTCCCGAACGACCTGCTCCAGGAACTCGATCGGATGAGCTTCGACGTTTACGAAACGAAGGAGCGGATCGCGGCCAAGGAGCGCCCGATCGTCGTCATCACTTCGAACAATGAAAAGGAGCTGCCGGACGCCTTCCTGCGCCGCTGCTTCTTCCACTACATCAAGTTCCCCGATCGCGAGACGATGCAGGCGATCATCGACGTCCACTTCCCCGGCATCCAGAAGACTCTCGTCTCCAAGGCGATGGAAATCTTCTACGAAGTCCGCGAAGTGCCGGGACTGAAGAAGAAGCCCTCGACCAGCGAACTGCTCGACTGGCTTAAGCTGCTGCTCAACGAGGACATGCCGCTCGACGTGCTGCAGAACCGCGATCCGGCCAAGGCCATCCCGCCGCTCCACGGCGCGCTGCTCAAGAACGAGCAGGACGTGATGCTGTTCGAACGCCTGGCCTTCATGGCGCGGCGCCAGAACTGACCATGGCGCGGTCTGGCCGTTGCGCCTGCGGGGCCGTAACGCTCAAGCTTGAAGGCGAACCGGTTGCGGTGCGTCAGTGCTGGTGCCGCCAGTGCCAGCAGATTGCTGCTGGCGGCCCGACGCACAATGCCATGTTCCCAACTGAAAGCGTGCATTTCTCAGGCGAACTTGCCGCATCAAGCTGGATCGCCGCCAGTGGCAACACTTTGACTTTCCACTTCTGCCCGCGCTGCGGCACACAGGCCTATGCCCAAAGCTCGGCCCGGCCGCAGTTCCGCACTGTGCGGCTGGGCTTCATCGATGAACCGCACGGGCTGAAGCCGGAAATGGCAATCTGGACGGCTGAAGCACCCGCGTGGGCCCAGATCGATCCTGCCATTCCACAGTTCTCGCAGATGCCGCCGTCACCCAATCCAGCACCTTCGGGAAGCTAATCCCATGTTCTTCAACTTCATCGACGAGCTGCGCAGCGCAGGGATCCAGGCGAGCTTCAAGGAGCACCTGGTGTTACTCGAAGCGCTGGACAAGGACGTGATCGAGCAGACGCCCGAGCAGTTCTATTACCTGTCGCGCGCCATTTTCGTGAAGGATGAGGGCCTGCTCGACAAGTTCGACCAGGTCTTCAACAAGGTCTTCAAAGGGATCCTGACCGATTACGGCCAGAACCCGGTCGACATTCCCGAGGAATGGCTGAAGGCCGTTGCCGAGAAATTCCTGACCCCTGAGGAAATGGAAGCGATGAAGTCGCTCGGTTCCTGGGAAGAGATCATGGAGACGCTGAAGAAGCGGCTTGAAGAACAGCAAAAGCGCCATGAAGGTGGCAACAAGTGGATCGGCACGGGCGGTACCTCGCCCTATGGCAACAACGGCTATAACCCCGAAGGCGTGCGGATCGGCGGCGAAAGCAAGCACAAGCGCGCGCTGAAGGTCTGGGAAAAGCGCGAGTTCCAGAACCTCGACAACACCCGGGAACTTGGCACCCGTAACATCAAGGTCGCGCTGCGCCGGCTGCGCCGCTTTGCGCGCGAGGGCAACCCGGACGAGCTCGATCTAGAAGGCACGATTGAGGGTACGGCCAAGCAGGGTTGGCTCGACATCCGCATGCGGGCCGAGCGCAAGAACGCGGTCAAGGTGCTGCTGTTCCTGGACGTCGGCGGATCGATGGATCCCTTCATCAAGCTGGTTGAAGAGCTGTTCAGCGCGGCGACGACCGAGTTCAAGAACCTGGAGTTCTTCTACTTCCACAACTGCCTTTATGAAGGCGTGTGGAAGGACAACAAGCGGCGCTGGTCAGAGCGGACCAACACCTGGGACATCCTCCACAAGTACGGCCACGACTACAAAGTGATCTTCGTCGGCGATGCGGCGATGAGCCCCTATGAGATCACCCACCCGGGCGGCTCGGTCGAGCATTTTAACGAGGAAGCCGGTGCGGTCTGGCTCCAGCGCGTTGCCCACGTCTATCCGGCCACAGTCTGGCTGAACCCGGTGCCCGAAAAGCAGTGGGGCTATTCGCAGAGCACCAAGGTGATCAAGGAGATGGTCGGCGGCAACATGTTCCCGCTGACGCTGGATGGCCTGGACGGCGCGATGCGCGAGCTGACCCGCAAGAAGCACTAACCACGCGGCGGGGCGTCAAGGCAGCCGACCAGCGGATCGGCCTCATCGTAATCGCGGAGGCGTGAAAGGCGGGCAATCAGGGCGCGGCGTTCTGCAGGCGTCCAATCAGCCACTTCAGCAACCATCACGGCTGCAATATCGGCGCGATCGAAGGCTGGCGCTGCCGGCTCGCGGTGCATGGCCTGCTTCACGAAAGTGATCGCAAAGTAGCCCCCGATAGCCGAGCCAAAATAGCCGAGCCACGCCAGTACCCAGCGGGCATTGCGGGCAACGACCGCTTCAAGGCGGTTGTCGACCAGCACATCGTAACCAATCCGGAAGGCGAAAATGGCGATTGACCCGATTGCCGTGACCCAGAGCAGGGCCATCAGCCGTTCGGACCAGCGTGTAGTGGTCATCTTGGCGGCCTTGGCCACGGCAAGCATGAACAGGCCCGAGCCAGCAGTTGTGGCAAGCAATCGCTTGAGGCTGAGAAACTCGCCCGGCGCGGCCGGATCGAGGACCGCACGGATCGAAAAGACCAGGTAGGTCGCAACCAGCAGCACAAGCCCGATCGTCAGGGCAAGCTGGCGGTCATGGCGATGGCGGCGGGTGGTGAACATCGGGTAATCGCTCCAAGATAACGGGTCGGCTCTGGCGCTAGGACTGTGGCATCAGGAGCCAAGGCCTTTTCGACGAACGCGTTTCACCGTTCCGGTGTAACCTGTCAGAAGCCGCGCCGGTTTCGTTGGTGAAAGAAATAGTTGGCTTGATTGCAGCCTTAGCCGGTCCATCTACAGGACATGACCCAGCGGCTTCCCACCCTTTTCCTCGGCCACGGCTCGCCCATGACCGTGATCACCGATGGCCCCGAACGGCGCGCCTGGCAGAACTTGGGCCAGTCGCTCCCGCGGCCCAAGGCAATCCTGGTCGTCTCCGCTCACTGGGAGACGCGGGGCAAGATTCACCTGACCGGCGGCATGGCACCGCGCACGATCCACGACTTCGGCGGGTTTCCGGACGAACTCTACGCCATCCAGTATCCGGCGCCCGGATCTCCAGCCTTGGTGCAAAGGGTGATCGATCTAATCGGTGCCAATAAGACGAAGGCGGACGATAGCTGGGGCTTCGATCACGGCGCCTGGGGCGTCGTACAGCCGATGTATCCGGCGGCCGACATACCGCTTGTGGTGATGAGCCTGAACCGCAGCCTTTCGGCCGAGGAACACCTGGCAGTCGCGGCCAAGCTCGCGCCACTGCGCAACGAAGGTGTGCTGATCATCTGCAGCGGGAACGTGGTGCACAACCTGCGGCTGTGGCGGCAATTTGCCGGAACCGTGCCAGATTGGGCGCGCGGGTTTCAGGACCGGATCAGTGCTGCGGTTGGTTCTGGCGACCATGCAGCGCTCACCCGCTGCGCCGCCGATGACCAGGCAGCCAGCGAGGCAATCAACAGCGGCGAGCATTACCTGCCACTGCTCTACGCGGTTGGCGCGCGTTTGCCGGGCGATGACTGTGCGGTGTTCAACGACAGCATCGACGGCGCCCTATCGATGACCAGCTACCTGATTGGCGATACCCGCTTGGTGGCTGCCTGACGCGAGATTGTGGACCATTGCCGATCGCGATGGCGGCGACGCAATCTCGCCGCTAGAAGCGCGGCATGGATAGCCAGCTTCTGATCATCTGCCTGCTTACTGCCGCAATCAACCTGATCGGTACGCTGGCCTATGCCGCCCGCATTGCCGGGGTGCGGACGCGGCGGATCGCGATGAGCTTTGCGCTGTTCAAC comes from Novosphingobium ginsenosidimutans and encodes:
- the parE gene encoding DNA topoisomerase IV subunit B — its product is MADDLFEKLPQSSGDSYDGSAIEVLEGLEPVRRRPGMYIGGTDERALHHLAAEVLDNAMDEAVAGHANRIEVTLEEGNRLTITDNGRGIPVDEHPKYPGKSALEVILTTLHSGGKFSGKAYATSGGLHGVGVSVVNALSTLTRIEVARNKELYAQEFSRGLATGPLQHLGGTPNRRGTSVTFVPDPEIFGEDAKFKPARLFKLVRSKAYLFAGVEIRWKCAAALTSDEVPAEAVFQFPGGLADHLKEQIGARECVTSQFFSGSQDFPGEQQGRVEWAVAWPLWSDGAYSWYCNTIPTPDGGTHEAGLRAALTKGIRAFADLVGQKKAKDITPEDVITGSEIMLSVFIRDPQFQSQTKDRLTSPEAARMVENAVRDHFDHFLADNMERGKALLGHVLERMDERLRRKQEREVKRKTATNARKLRLPGKLTDCTGEGDAETELFIVEGDSAGGSAKQARDRKTQAILPIRGKILNVASATADKIRANTEIADLGLALGCGFRKDCNADNLRYDRIIIMTDADVDGAHIATLLMTFFFQEMPEIVRRGHLYLAQPPLYRLTAGKESAYARDDAHRAELEATRFKGKKVEVGRFKGLGEMNPQQLRETTMDPAKRSLIRITLPPEYEGRAAVKDLVDRLMGRDPAQRFMFIQNRAADIDPELIDA
- a CDS encoding sensor histidine kinase — its product is MVRLRSVRSRLLREPTFGHSILVISACVAAASLARWLLGDAARTVPFVTYFPAIVLCALLAGWRAGLASIFASMAVVNYVFMQPKVEITADWNTAVMMILFVLSCSLLVAIAQTLRSTVGRLQAATDRAEFLNQELIHRVRNSLTVVNSLAAMTHQADPANFTAVFSKRMAALAAGLDILSRREGLECDLREIVSRACEPFDVGNRIVISGTTGRLPPQSCVPLILAIHELCTNAVKYGALSVPAGRILVQTDWDDARGLAHVHWEEADGPLVASPEHEGLGSALLADPVLGPANLVFNPQGLRCEICLKTSC
- a CDS encoding AAA family ATPase, whose protein sequence is MQRFEGTQNYVATDDLKVAVNAAVLLRRPLLVKGEPGTGKTVLAHEIAKAVNAPLIEWNIKSTTKAQQGLYEYDAVARLRDGQLGDERVHDISNYIKKGKLWEAFTSPQLPVLLIDEIDKADIEFPNDLLQELDRMSFDVYETKERIAAKERPIVVITSNNEKELPDAFLRRCFFHYIKFPDRETMQAIIDVHFPGIQKTLVSKAMEIFYEVREVPGLKKKPSTSELLDWLKLLLNEDMPLDVLQNRDPAKAIPPLHGALLKNEQDVMLFERLAFMARRQN
- a CDS encoding GFA family protein → MARSGRCACGAVTLKLEGEPVAVRQCWCRQCQQIAAGGPTHNAMFPTESVHFSGELAASSWIAASGNTLTFHFCPRCGTQAYAQSSARPQFRTVRLGFIDEPHGLKPEMAIWTAEAPAWAQIDPAIPQFSQMPPSPNPAPSGS
- a CDS encoding vWA domain-containing protein; the protein is MFFNFIDELRSAGIQASFKEHLVLLEALDKDVIEQTPEQFYYLSRAIFVKDEGLLDKFDQVFNKVFKGILTDYGQNPVDIPEEWLKAVAEKFLTPEEMEAMKSLGSWEEIMETLKKRLEEQQKRHEGGNKWIGTGGTSPYGNNGYNPEGVRIGGESKHKRALKVWEKREFQNLDNTRELGTRNIKVALRRLRRFAREGNPDELDLEGTIEGTAKQGWLDIRMRAERKNAVKVLLFLDVGGSMDPFIKLVEELFSAATTEFKNLEFFYFHNCLYEGVWKDNKRRWSERTNTWDILHKYGHDYKVIFVGDAAMSPYEITHPGGSVEHFNEEAGAVWLQRVAHVYPATVWLNPVPEKQWGYSQSTKVIKEMVGGNMFPLTLDGLDGAMRELTRKKH
- the ygiD gene encoding 4,5-DOPA dioxygenase extradiol, with the translated sequence MTQRLPTLFLGHGSPMTVITDGPERRAWQNLGQSLPRPKAILVVSAHWETRGKIHLTGGMAPRTIHDFGGFPDELYAIQYPAPGSPALVQRVIDLIGANKTKADDSWGFDHGAWGVVQPMYPAADIPLVVMSLNRSLSAEEHLAVAAKLAPLRNEGVLIICSGNVVHNLRLWRQFAGTVPDWARGFQDRISAAVGSGDHAALTRCAADDQAASEAINSGEHYLPLLYAVGARLPGDDCAVFNDSIDGALSMTSYLIGDTRLVAA